ACTGTTCTGAAGTAATTACATTACAGCTGGTTTCTCTGTTAAGTGTAGGCTGTCAACAACAACTCTGCGTCACAATACCTTCAGTCACTCGGCAGCAGCTGCCCCAAAGAAACACTCCTGGAGTCGGAGCTCCTCATCCTGAAAACTCTGGACTTCCAGTTGAATGTACCAAACCCTCTGCTGTACGTGGAGACCCTGCTGGATGTTCTTGGTGAGCCGTTTTTAGCCGTCTCGCAAACTGGAGGTTGCAGTGGTCAGTTTATCATATTATTTAACAGGGAAACgttagaggtgggtgatatggcaaacaTATAATATCGCGATACTTCAGGAAATTTTCACGATATGCGATatacacaatatttattttttctgatatCAAATCAGGTGGAActaagaatataaataaaaataccatGAAAAACTGTGAACATTATGATTTTTATTCCGTAtttggcactaaatccagttaaatgggACTAATTTTGTTCTATAATGAAGCAGGCAGGTGGTCAGTTTCTACAAGTGCTGATGATAGGAATATtgggttttattgttttatagcTCATTTTATTGTTGggttttatcattttttcttatttagcaaatttagaggtgggcgatatggcaacaATCTAATACCGTGATACTTTAAGAAATTTTTGGTATGTGATGTATTGcgttattttttcagacatctgatcagttggaactaAGAAAAATGAAcctgcattttgaaaaataccATAAAAAACTGTGAAcattatgatttttattcagtatttggcattaaatccagttaaactggcctaattttgttctctttataatgaaacacgCTGTTGGTGAGTTTAATATCCACACTGATAATATCCTCAGTATGttgagaaaagcatattgtactgtattatgACATCgtttatcatgataacgatatatattgtcatattgtccaGCCCAAGGAAATGTTACATAATATTATGGTCTGTTTTTCTGCACCTACAGGTCACAATGACCCAACCACGCCTGTTGCACAGCTGCACCACCTGTGCAAGTACGTTcttctgtttatctacctgcaGAGGGAGCCGGTCTACCGGTCCCTGCTGGTGGCGGCTACTGGGCGTCTCAGCCCATCTCCAGAGCAAAGGTAGCTGCAGAACttgtctgtgtgtctttttATCATAATGATCTTGATACCAAAGCACCgtgtttcatttctttaaaactgaaaaagcaaaacTGTTTCCTTTTCGCTGCTGTGGTTAAATGTTAGGGATAAGTTTAGGTATATcttgggcccagtcccatttcctATTTTCACCCCTATTCCCTGTTGTCGATGTTGtcgagggtctctgagctacaAGATTCTACAAGatacagtgacagcagaggagtgtaacggggagcgaggaggcagacgcaagtgctgagataagcgagttttattatgggcaaatccagggcttaaatacacagggaaaatgagggacaggtggaaaacaggtggagataatcggggcggagtcacgaaacaagggggctaaaccaaaacaaatgcacatggacaggactgggaggcgCCAATCATGAcaaggaggggaaagttcagctcttcactgctgggctttagttacatttagggatcatacaccttcaaagaggggggcaattatttattatcaccacccgttccaccttaaatgatgcagcagttacattctggagcttcaggcgtcagaactgctgggctatttaaggtggaacgagaaaattaCCTACCAAAACATTAGCAAACTACTAGcgatttttatgcttttataaagaaaaggaccaaaatacactgaaaccatattaaactaagataaaacagtggttattgtaattttttaacagagaaagttctcacatttgtgggtttctttggtctcttgttcagccatcttgccagtttttctgttttccttatatctctctgtttggagcctctgaaaaacctccgtttggagggtcatatAGCCCAAACACTTCACCGcatccctctatctcaacaagaatcaggacccTGTACACCTAGACGTGAACCCTCATGAGTGTTAAGGGGAAAAGTGGCAGGAGCGAGGGTTGAAATAGGACTGGGCCTTAATCTTTAAGTACTGAAGcagattaaaataatttaatctgCACAATAGTTGTGTTTTTGCATGTAAAAGCACCACATATGAATGTGTGATAAGTGCAAATgaacaaatacaataaaaagtaacaagaatttgtTGATTTGTACTTCTCAGAGTTCCGATATTCTTTTGAACTCCTCTTGTCATCGTATGGATTTGTTAAACCCTCttaatttaatgaagtattgatgCTAAACCAGGTGTTGGATGAAATCTACGAATAATACTGGGTTTCCTCAAGAATCCTTAGGAATTGGGAAttgggaaagagaaaaaacacaccgacatacaaaaaaaatcactacttattgtTTAAGTGTGTATTTATGTTAGTGTTTTTAATTATTCTTAATTCTAGGTTGCTTAGCTGCCCACTGTTGtatgtataatacatatggggcaGATACAATTTGGGTGGGTTTCATAAAAGGGAGGGCCCTCCGGCAGGCCTAAAGTTTTACTATgtttctataacctaaaaacaGGTCAGCCAGTTGGCATTGTAGtctatgtagttactgaataataagcctttgtaggTAAAAAGCCTGAGATTTAAAGTGGTttaggcaaggcaagtttatttatacagcacctttcaGATGCTGCGCATTcacagtgctttacaaatgaaaaaatatagaGATAATTCAATTTCTACGTTTTCAGGCTGGATTTACAAGTGTTACGACAACCtctataaacaaaaacatgttatttgatcAGTGTTCTTCAAACATTTATATATGACTGTAGGTacatatacactgtatttccaaaagtatttggtcgtctgccttcacatgcatatgaaattgagtgagatcccattcttaatcaatagtatataatatgatgtcggcccaccctttgcagcttataacagcttcaactcttctgggaaggctttccacaagggttaggaatgtgtttataggcatttttgaccgttcttccagaaatgcatttgtgaggtcagacactgatgttggacgagaaggcctggctcacagtctccactctaattcatcccaaaggtgttctattgggttgaggtctggactgtgcaggccagtcaagtcgagtccagtggcggtgctttacaccactgcattccacgctttgcattatacttggtgatgtaaggcttagatgcagctgctcgggcatggaaacccattccatgaagctctctacgctgttcttgagctgatctgaaggccaaatgaagtttggaggtctgtagtgattgactgcagaaagttggcgacctttGCGCACTATgcgcatccgctgaccctgctctgtcattttaggtggccgaccacttcgtggctgagttgctgtcattcccagtcgcttccactttgttataataccactgacaattgactgtggaatatttagttgtgaggaaatttcacgactggacttgcacaggtggtgtctgatcagggtaccatgctggaattcactgagctcctgagagcaacccattctttcactaatgtttgtagaagcagattgcaggcctaggggcttggttttatacacatgtgaccatggaagtgattggaacacctgaattcaatgatgaaattttggaaatatagtgtatgtatatatttggtATGTAATCGTATGTCCTCTatgcttaaaaatatatatatagattgcTGATTCTGCGCATACGCTTTGTTCTCTGTTGCCTTTTCCACTTACTGTTCATGTTTATGGTGAGTTTTATGGTCTCAGTAGTGCAGCAGGTACCACTCTATTAGAAAACTTTCTGATCATGGACTGTTTCTTTTGTGTGTAACAGGGCGAAGTTTGTGTCAGTGACTGAGGACTGCATGCTGTTAGGAGTCGGAGTTATTGCAGTGTCGGCTTTCATCCACCAAGCGTCTGCCTGGGAGAAGGTAATTCAGCCCTGCATTTTAGAGATCAGGCTAGGCAGCGTCTGCAGTCTTGATGAGGGACACACAATGAGAATTGGCCAATATTGGAATCAGACCGTTTCTGCGTTCtacatttgtgtcattttatgtACGAAAAGTAAATTCATTGTCTAATTTATTTGTACGTGACCGTTTTTGAACCGCCATTTAATTCACCAAATTgtttccatatgtggactgAGGAGCAAACTGTACATTTTGAGACTTGGAGACAACGTTTATGTACCACTCTTATTTTGATACAGTGATacatgggtcgctctcaggagctcagtgaattccagtgtggtaccgtgatcagacacCACCTGTgtagtcgtgaaatttcctcactactaaatattccacagtcaactatcaTTATAACAAattggtattataacaaagtggaaacgattgggaacgacagcaactcagccattaAGTGGTCGGCCGCATAAAAttacagagcggggtcagcggatgctgaggcgcatagtgcacagaggtcaccaactttctgcagagtcaatcgttacagacctccaaactacatgtggccttcagatcagctcaagaacagcgtagagagcttcatggaatgggtttccatggccgagcagatgcatccaaaccttacatcaccaagtgcaatgcaaagcgtggaatgcagtggtgtaactgCCActgtgccgccactggactctagagcagtggagacgtgttctctggagtgaccaatcacgcttctccgtctggaaatccgatagacaagtctgggtttggccaGGAGAAcggcacttgtctgactgcattgtgccaagtgtagagtttggtggaggggggattatggtgtggggttgttttttcaggagttgggctcagccccttagatccagtgaaaggaactcttaaagcttcagcactaAGAGAGTTTGGACAATTTTAgcctgtgagccaggccttctcgtccaacatcagtctcACGACTGGggttgttgcacaggtggcatccgatcacggtaccacgctggaattcactgagctcctgagagtgacccattctttcactaatgtttgtagaagcagtctacacctgtggtcatggaagtgattgaaacacctgaatttggatgggtgactgaatacttctggcaatatagtgtgtgtgtatatatatatatatatatgtatgtgtgtgtgtgtgtgtgtgtgtgtgtatgtgtatgattATTATATGAAGGTATATTGTAGTGCATAACaccctctgccttctacgctatagactggggttcactcCTACTCCATTCCTGGAGtttaagcaccctacactatcaATAAGAGAcccaacactacctttgcctacctgtgtaaactgagCAAAGTCGCTCTGCCaaatgccacacacacacacacatatacacacacacacacacacacacacacacacatatatatatatatatatatatatatatatatatatatatatatatatatatggtcaaTTTAtcttgaaatgtacacacaatgtaagggacagtaggcattttcaaattatgtcaaaaactgaaaaatgacaacaaatatatgtatatactgtatatacacacacataccagaCATTATCTGAGCACCGTTCTAGTTCTTTCCATTACAGTAAGGCTGTAGTAAAataatattgtgatgcatattgtgatttgtgtatgttttgaaGTATCGTAGTATATGATATACCATCCACTACTAATTTCAGTAAAGTCtgacattaaaataaagctttttctGAGGCTAAAACTCCAGACTCCACTTCTAACCCAGCGTTTGTGTGTTACTTTGTGCTGCAGGTGGTGGAGGAGCTCACTCTGATCTCTGGTTTCTCAGCAAGGAGCATCATGGACTTCGCTCATGTGACTCTGACGCACATCACCAAGAACAGAGCACCATAATGTTTAGGTAACCTTTGGTTAGTAGTGTTTTAAAGTTCTCAGTGTCTCCAGAAATTGTGTGAAGAGCAGCTGAGTCCTGGGTAGAACTTGCAACGGGGCAGAAAATCTtgatttcagtttaattttatttggaGTTTCCACACTGAGTACGAGAAGATTGAGAGCTTACATTGACATCACATACAATACAGATCCATGACAAAGCTATTCAGAATAAATACCAGTTcaattaaaataattgtttCTTTCATCTAGTAAATTCTATAATTCTTTATCTAAGTTtgtatcttctttttttaaaaaataattttattacatGAATGAATCAGGAGGAGCTGCTGTCAGTGGTCAGGTGGATCCTTAGACAGTTTCTAGAGGATTTTGGTCAGTGGTCAGTCCTGTTTTCAGGGTTACTGGCCTCTGGCCTCACCGCCTGACTTGTGCTCTGTGAGCTGGAGGTCGAGCCCTCGACTCCaaagactgaaaaaagaaaatgtggaaCAGAAGTATTTTGTGACTGTCAGAACAAACTTTCATACCTGTGAAATGGTAAcatgagaagtaaaaaaaaatctgacactttaatatttaatattaaatattgtatataattattatttctattggtccattttttCTAAGTGTTCACTCAATGTGAAGGGCATTTTTCAGAGGgagtaaaaaatgtaaaatcgaaaaaaaaacagaattgagAGGTTTTAATAAGTTTGaagactttttaaaatctatttt
This portion of the Pygocentrus nattereri isolate fPygNat1 chromosome 13, fPygNat1.pri, whole genome shotgun sequence genome encodes:
- the cntd1 gene encoding cyclin N-terminal domain-containing protein 1 isoform X1 produces the protein MAAPFSPSGQRSLRFGEASVDVLSDFLTNLDNKNKRNLERLSAFCGRFKVRKVVEHTFLICEQLELDPLVGYHAIEILDRFMVKHIENLFSIQKSRTSDGASCGAKESYEDLIFKNLGDKFRIFLLSSVQIASKLALHSKAVNNNSASQYLQSLGSSCPKETLLESELLILKTLDFQLNVPNPLLYVETLLDVLGHNDPTTPVAQLHHLCKYVLLFIYLQREPVYRSLLVAATGRLSPSPEQRAKFVSVTEDCMLLGVGVIAVSAFIHQASAWEKVVEELTLISGFSARSIMDFAHVTLTHITKNRAP